The Granulicella arctica genome segment GACTTCGCCGTAATGAGGAAAACAAAGTAGCGAATGATTTGCGCCTATTTGGATGAGACTGGCAACACGGGAAACGATCTAACCGACCTTTCGCAGCCGGTTCACTATGTCGGCGCACTGTTAGTTCCAGAGACAGTTTGGGCTGCCACTAAGGCAGGCGTAGATGAGGTGAAAGAGTTTGCATATTCGAGAGGGTTTACAGATGATACCTGTGAACTACACGGTAAAGAAATCCTCCATGGGAGCAAAGGTTGGCGCCGTGTTTCTGTTGCCGATCGCCTCAGCATATTAACCCAATGCGTTGAGGTGATGGAGAAAAATGACCTGCGGCTGGTGAGTGGAGGCTGTAATAAGGTTCTCTTGAGAGAGCGATACGCGCATCCTGAACATCCTCACTCGATAGCTTTGTGGTTGTGTTTAGAACGAATTGCAACTTACGCACGACAAAGAAATCAGTTGGCAGTGATGATTGCCGATGATTGCAGTAGTGACCACAAAGAGCTATCTCACAAGACGCTCGTGAGATATAGAACTCATGGTGCTCCGTTTGGTCCTACTATCGACTTCTCAAGGCTTATCGATACGATTCATTTCATGCCGTCACACGATTCTGCGCATATCCAGCTGTGCGATGTCGCAATGTATATCAATCAGCGCTATCGGATGAAAAAGGATTTTCGTATCCAGCAGTTGTGGTATCGCTGCAACAATCTCTATATGGGATCGAACGTCATTCCTTATTAGGGAAAGTTGTACAATAGATGAGACGACTGATAGTAGGCCGCGTATAAGCGACCTCGGGAGTAATATCCCTCAGCCGTCCCTCCTATTTAAAGAACTTTAGATCAATGTCCCGCAGCCTCAGGCGACGGTTTCTCGCGCTTCTTTGGCAGACGCATGAGGAAGGGCAGCGGGACAAGGCAGAAGAGCAGTATGGATAGCAGGACAAAGGCGTTGTTAAAGCTAAGCATCTCGGCCTGAAGCTGCATCTGTAGATACGCCTGCCCAAGGGCCGCTTTGGTGGCTTGTGCGGTGGTCATGCCGCCGGCTATGAGTACATCCTGCATGCGGCTCATGTAAAGGCGGTAGGGTACGCTGTCGCGCACGACATGAGCGCTGAGCGTCTGCTGAT includes the following:
- a CDS encoding DUF3800 domain-containing protein; translation: MICAYLDETGNTGNDLTDLSQPVHYVGALLVPETVWAATKAGVDEVKEFAYSRGFTDDTCELHGKEILHGSKGWRRVSVADRLSILTQCVEVMEKNDLRLVSGGCNKVLLRERYAHPEHPHSIALWLCLERIATYARQRNQLAVMIADDCSSDHKELSHKTLVRYRTHGAPFGPTIDFSRLIDTIHFMPSHDSAHIQLCDVAMYINQRYRMKKDFRIQQLWYRCNNLYMGSNVIPY